The sequence below is a genomic window from Hippocampus zosterae strain Florida chromosome 15, ASM2543408v3, whole genome shotgun sequence.
GGCGATGTCACCAAAACATCATCGTCACATCAACGCGACGTCATGAACAAACGTCACAATGAAGTCTGATGCCGAGCTGTGAACTCACATGAAGATGGCGGGATAGGTGCGAACTTTGAACTCTTTGGCCAAGCCTGCAGGCAGAAGGTGGGTGAGCACGAGGGCACGATGCTGATGGTGAGGATAAAGGTGGGCTCACCCGCATTGGCGATGGCGTCGCATTTGCCGACGTTGACCGGCGATCCGACGCTCTTGAGCTCGGAGCCGATCCGGTGCCAGGTCGGGTCCATCTCCTTGCAGATTCGGCACCATGGAGCGTAAAACTGAGCACAGTAATGCCACGTGACATCATCAGCGGCCTGGGTCAGGATGGCCTGTTAAGGCTTCAAGATACGAGTTTCATTTATTCCGTGACCACCTTTGTAGCTAAAGGCACGGGCGCGATATGCTGTCAAACCTTAATGAAGAACTCTTTTATTTCTTCATGATTttgctttgatttgatttgggTCATGCCAAATATCATCCATGTACGGTATTTAGTCGGCCGGAATCGCATCTCCACTTTtctggaactaaaaaaaaaaatgctggcattggaacttgacatgcttgatttgctttcacgggccacatcaaataatgtagcaggccagatttggcccccgggcctcgactttgacacccatGCTATACAggattttccgaaccgcttgatcctcactagggtcgcggggggcgctggagcctatcccagccgtcttcgggcactaggcgggggacaccctgaattggttgccagccaatcgcagggcatatacaggatttttttttacactaccacacacactcaacagAGGGCaaccaaaaatgtcacattttctcaTCACTGATGACATATGAAAGTCAACGTACTTTAATCAGCCAAATGTCTTCATTTCGCCGCGTCTCCAACAACCTGTCGGACAAGGAAACACTGACAGTGACCGAGAGGTGATGCTGACTCAAATCACACAAAAGTGGACTCACGAGTCATCCAGCTCGTCCACGAAGGCCCAAAGCGGCGCCACGGACGCGCACAGCAACAGCGCTAGCGCACCAAAAAGAACTGTCACACAAGGATTCTCCGCATCACCGTCGCCATTGCTTAAGAATTCTGTGTGAGATACGTCCTAAATGTTCTTTTTGTCGTCATAATTCTAGAGTGACACAAACTGCCTGGGACAAATTTCTTGTGCGTTTTTACAGACTTGGCcaagaaagatgattctgacATCACGTCATGGTAGAATGAATAAGTACAGATTAAAATGATGACAGTCAACAGTGTAAAGTAATGATGAGTCAAGAGAGTCAAGAAATAACGAGTTAAGTAGTGCAAAGTAGTTCCAATGAAGAAGTGCGGCGATTGTGTCAAGTTGGTTTTACCTGCGAGCATGACGACCATGCTGCCGGCGTGTTCAGACATGTCGAGCAGATTAAAAGCAAAACCATCTGCACCATTGTAATCGGATTGGATTATCGGCTTCTGTTCAAAGGCCTGAAACTTTATTGACAACAGCAGGCCCAACAGTAATAGCTCGAGGAAGTGGATTTGTCACACTGACAtctatttttttggaggggtgcgGGAGTTTCCCATCTGAGCCCAATAGGTTCGACTATTTAAAATGGTAACATGTTTCATaaatcaatttcatttttttatttgactattAATAGTGATTCATATTTTGATTCTTCATGAATTTCATTCTCAATGATTAACCAATtatttaacaataacaaaatgtaaaaaaaataaaatcagcgtCTGTTTTTGCACATGTCGCacaattgacaataaagttgacttgacaatTGATCTTTTTATTTTCGTTCCGCATTTTGAGCATTTCATTCTTAGGCAatcattaactcaaatgaaacaaaaataaatatattgccTTGTATATAAATAAGGAATATAAATAAGAACCTtgattagtctcacaatggaaaaattcccaatttacagcagcaaagttatgcaaggaagaagtagaagaacaaaagtgTCAGTGTCAGTGTCAGGAACAAAGCCCGGAAAGGCTGATGGCTTTCACTTGAATAATCCTTTTCGACCTTAGGTATACCCAAAGCGCTTTAACGCTTGCTTCCTCATTTTACCTCCtggtgacgcagcatcaggaggttcagtatcttgctcaaggacacttccaCATGGTCACAAGGGTTGAGGACCCATCCCGCAACCTTGGGGTTGGGAGACGACCACTCGGCCACTGACCCAAAACCTTCAAAGCCACTCGCGAGCAGATTGACTTGGTTGTCATCAATTATCTACTCAGACACGGCTGTTGTGATTTTGCTGCAGTTAATTGATCCCGGAAAGAAAtgattgcatgttttccccaaagCCCTGAAATGTGCTCCTGCTTGGGAAACACTGACTTACAGAAAGCTTTGAAGCTGACGTGCAAGGAAAACGACTTGAAAGAATGAAGGGGTATTGTCTgttgccaaaaagaaaaagaaaatatctagAGGCATCTTCAGAAAAAACTTCCACCTGTTGGCCATTTTTGCCTTGGACGTGGGAGCTTTAAGATGGCGACGATGCGtgctgaggaggaggagcaggaggaggatgatgtCGACGCATGTGTCTCAGCAGCAGCTGGCGGTCTGCGCTGGCGTAGTGGCACTGTTGGCATGGAAACGTCTCCCCGGTGTGATGGCGTCGCGCGTGCAGATCCAGACTCTTCTTCTGGATGCTGACAGGGCGAGAAGCGCACGGAAGGAGACTGAGGAGTGAGTGCGTACGTTGACGTCCGGGCAAGTCGGGGCGTTACCTGCTGTAGTTGCACTGCTGACACTTGTGAGGTTTTTCTTGGCTGTGCGTTCGGGAGTGTCGGCGCAGAGAACTCCGGTCGATGGAAGCATAGGGACACAAGGCGCACCTGTACGGCTTCTCacctgttcacacacacacacacgttcctgTGAGCAGCGCAAGGGTGTGTGTCACCATTGGGCATTCAGATAGGTGTGTGTGAGCACATGCGCGCGTTACCGGTGTGCGTCCTGACGTGCTGCTGCAGCGACTCTTTGAATCTGCTAGTGTACGGGCAGGTGGGACAGGTGAAGAGTTTGATTCCAGTGTGGACCCCCAGGTGGCGCTGCAGGGTCACTTTGCTGGACAACTTCCTGTGAGGAAACAATCAGGAGCTCTGcgattaatgtgtgtgtgcgtgtgtgtgtgtgtgtgtgtgtgtgtgtgtgagcggcaGACTGACGAAGATGAGTAATAGACTGACTTGTGACACAGCGAGCAGACGAATTCGTTTCCTCCTTCTGATGATCTGTGACGAGagctatcaatcaatcaatcaaccgaTCAGCAAGTCGGGTGCCAAGCAGCAGTGGTTATGTCACTCAGGCGTCTCGCATCCACCTGTCCAGGTGCGTCgtcaccttcttcttcttcttttttttcctgtcagctGGTTCAATCACACGACGACTTTCGTCTGCAGGCAGGGTTTAAATCATTTGGGATTTTCTCAGCATAGAGTAAAATTAAGTCAGTTACAAGTGCGATTttgttaagtttttttttttaatctttcattttagtttttcttttttaataaaagaagTGTTTGTTGAgtagaagattaaaaaaaaaagggcaagtgTTGTCTAATAGGGTCAGGTTGATTCTTGTGTACGGCAATACCGAAATCGGTTCACTTCAAATCACCCCCCCAATAGCTCATGTATGATACTGGttgacaaagaagaaaaaaagggttcTTTTGTTCGAAATACAATATATCTAGTTTTATGAACACAAGATGTAGTGTCAGTtagttttcttttacatttttattttgttaacacaaatgtgattttattaattttgaTCAACTCTAATAACCTTGTCTACAGGGGGGGGACTTAACTGATTGATTCAAGTTCAAGACGGATGGTTTGAAGAGATTTTTACCTGCGTCCCCGAAGTCATGTGAGTCTGGCTGTTTTTGCCcctgctcctcctctttcttcttcaCAACCGTCCTCCTCCTGCGAGACTTTAGCTCCGCCTGCCGCTCAGCCGACCGCTTCCGGCGGCGCCGGTTCGCTTGACGCCACGCACGATGTCTCTTGGATAGACGGCAagcatcatttttctttttagcacCCTTCCCTGCGTCCTCGGATGTCAGCGGGTCCGACGGCGGATCGGTCGACCGCGCCCGTCCGGAGACAAGAGGCTGCGGGATCTCCGGCAGGGGTGCAGCCGGCCGTGGGGCGGTGATGCGACACAGTCCGAGCGTCATGAGGTGGGCGGACTGTGCCGTCTCCTCGGAAGTGGCATCCGTGGAACCCGATGTGGTCTTCACGGGGAAGATGGACTCGTCGTCTTCAAACAGGCTGCTGACCTGCTGATGAAGACACACAAACTTGATATCAAATCTGTGAACCCAGCTgtgcaatatatattttttatctttttgtaAACCTGCTTGAACGTTTACAATGTGCAACCCTTTTGCATCTAATACTTGAAGATTCTTGCACATTgtacatattttctttttgcaccaactcatcaattaatcaaaaaaaataactgacagATGCATCGATTAGTAAAACAATCATTGGTTGCAGGCCTGATCATTTTTATAAAAAGACTGTCCTTTAAAATAAACTCGACTGTATTGTTTGGATTGTGTGTGCGTCACCTCACAGCTGTGCGCGACCTTTAACCCCGCGTCTGGGCCGATGTCGTGCAACATGTCGTACAGCAGCAAATCGTCATCGTCGTGCTTAAGTTCGAGGGTGTAGGTGGGGGGCGACCGCTGAATCCCCGCCTCCTCCAATGAGGTGTGAACCATCAGCAGGTGACTGCAGATGGCGCTCTTGAGGCCACAGGTGAACTGGCACAGCTTGCAGCGGAAGATCTCCACCAGGAAGGCCTCGGCTAGGCCTCCGCCCTCCGCCAGACCGTCAATGTCATCACAGTAGAGGCGGGCGCAGGCGGGCCCGCCTTCCAGCTGCAGCGTGACGGGGCCCACGTCCCGGAAGCGTCGCATCCAGCTGCACACCAGTGCGTCATCGCCGACCGCTGAGGATGACCCGGACGTGAGCGCTGCATCGTCACCTTCGACTGAGTATGTGGACGATGACCTTGTGGTGGTATGCGTGGTCATGGTGCAATTGGAGATCTATATGCAGGTGATGCCTTCAAAGACACACATCCATTTTAGGCCAAGTCCTTTGGACGAAACCTGAAGACGTTTCCACATTTGCGTCTCAAGTTCTTTGTTATTGTGATCCAGTATCATCTGAAAACAAGGTTGGAACAGAATAGAGTAAAAACGTCATTCGTCTGACACCATAGGGCAACTAGCGACAAATTCAACAACACCTCTGAATtcacgtgtttttttccccctctgattTCGGTATTGAAATTGAATCCATTAGAGATCATGACGTCAGTCAAACGTATCAGAAGCAACTAGTGATCAGGAGACAGAAATTTGCACTCGTGTTGGTCTTTTTATTTCGTTAGAGAAATTTCATATTCACAAAGCTAtgttttaaggtttttttttaaattaactgaTACTGATTGTTACATTGAGTCCCAAATTTTTAGATAACAAGAAAGTTAGAAATATATTTGACATATACTCTAAGTTGTTTATTTGAAGTCCCTTGACAATTTCTATTTGTAGTTACTTAAATGTTAAGTTTGTATCAATtctacattttgttcatttaagGTTTATCAAAAAAATCCAGGTATTATGGGATTGAAATGGAATATATGattggaagaaaaacaactacagtacagtactgggCATTGGCTTCAGTGGCGGGAATCAAACAAGTCCGCTGCGCGAAGAAGTTGCTTCAAGTGGACCAAGCGGACACCCCGCTAACGGAAGCATGCTAACAGGCACAAAAGACGCCTCAATGAATGCAAAGTAGCCAGCCGacaaaacacacattaaaatgTTTCCCGCCTggtgaaatgaaaaactaaTCATACCGTTTACATAACTTGTCAGTCGTCGGTCCAGTCTTCTGTCGTTTCTGTTTCTGTTGCttcgtcgtcgtcttcgtcgTCTTCTTTTTGAGTGCGGGTCAATGTCAACTGTCTGCTATACTGCCCCCAGCAGGCGGCTGACGGTACCAGGTGGAGGTCTGCCACACCGAAACACAGAGGATGCACTTTCCTTCGAGGACATTTTAACAATGTCTATCCCAGTTTACAAGAAGAAAAACCAATTATTCTGATCAGTTTTTAGCTCAAACAACCTAAAATGTATATAAAAGCAATGGTCGTTTTAAAGAAAGCcgtattgtttatttttgagaaaaGGCACAACAGGTCCTCAGGAATAAATAATTGAAGTCCAAAATGCTTGTGGATATTCTCTTTCATCAAGatcatttttttctcagagCATTGAATTGGAGTGTTGCGTTTGCCTTTGAAGagttcatttgatttgatttttatttatctcaaataatgaaaaaaatacaatgagagTGAAGCAAGAGATTCATTCAAGGTGTTAAGTTCGAGAGGAGACACAAGGAAACCAATTTTTGCCCTCTTCATCCCTGAGGTCGGTgggtcgggggaaaaaaagagcaaagaacAATCTCCGGTGTTCATTAGAGGAGCGCCCCAAATTTTTCATGTACACCACTGAATGTAAACCATGTCAAAATACACCTCCTTACAGAAATTTCATCTTATTAGGTATATCACTTATTTCCTGAATTCCTAAAATGGCCACGAGAGATCACCATGGTGTCGTTGACTGGTATCGGCCACCATCATGAGATCCGATACATTGAAATAGTACTGGTATTGGCCTGATACCGATACTGATGATTGGTACTCGCCCATTCTTAGTGTATTGTCATTGTCAATGTCAATGTCGTTTGATCGATCAAGCATGAAGGGCAACATCGGGTGGAGTGCTGCGGTGTGGACGATATGCGTGCGTTCGTCCTTAACGGCTTTTTGAATGTGATGAAGGTGAGAGATGCTGCGGTTCTTCACCACTTCGTCTGCCAGCTTCAAagtgaaaactgaaaaaaaaatactcaaagtTGAAAAACAAGCGCGAGCTTGCGTGCAAAGCCGACGCTGTCACTTCCTGTTACACAAGCGTGCCAGTGAGGCCTGGTCGCTTGAGTCACGCAACACAACGAAACAGATGAGTGCACAGGAAATCATTTTCATCTTCGTGGTCGTCTTGCACGTCTCGCTTACAGTATATCCCACGAAGACATTTTCCACCACCTCGTCAAGGTCTTCATGTCGCAAGTGAGACAGACACACCAAGGACGGACGGGCCGTTGGTGCATCACATCCGTGACAcgagcaaaagtattggaacacatGCAACTCTTAATCGATCAGCCAACCGATCGATGAGAGATCGCTCTGTAGACTTGGGATGAACATCCACTGTTGACCATCTCAGATGGCAGGTGTGGCCAAAGGTCAAATACACTCGATGTTTAGCgtgacaacaacccccccccccgccccccgccccccatgccacacacacacacacacacacacacacacacacacacgcacatgcacatgcaacaCAACGTGAgacgaacaaaaaaatgaagggaCGTATTCAAGAGAGCCTGCGGTTCCGCCCCTTTTGATCACTTCTGCTTTGACTCGTTAAAATTGTAACGAACATCAGAACGCCTGTGCGATCGCGATATTGAGACGCAACCACCAACAACGCCACAGTGAGTCCtcccgtgtgtttgtgtgcgcgtgcgtgtgttggtgtgtgcatTTAGTCATTCAAAGTATGTTGAGAGTCAGTgagtttgaatttcaaaatgtcaacgaAGGAAAGATTTTTCCAATTATTGACTGTTATCTTGAAGCTGATGAGTTTCTGATTGACAGCCCCATATTTTCCATCGCCTTTCTTTGAAAATCAAGCCATGAGAAGAGAAATGACAGTGACATAgcattatgtttttattttgaaattcctaCACTTGAGAAGAAATATTTCTTGTTATTGGCAGTCAAGAGGCTTTAATTTGCAAATGCAAAGTTTCTCTTCTTTGAGTTAGCATCAGCAAATGTATGCAGCATGCACAGCAAATGTATGcggggcataaaaaaaaatccaacgtgatctgtatttacatttttcatttcgTGCATTAAATGTTGGGTTTTGCCATGATAACCTTaatatttaaatatgtcaattaaaaaagaaatgattaaaaagtaTATTTGTAAATTCTAGAAAGAGGAACATTGGTCAAATATGTTCCCCGTTTGAAATTCTGACCCTTCAGAAGAAAAGTTTTTCATCAAGgagtattttgaaaatattttgaagttTCCTGTTACGTTGAAGCACCACATTTCTGTGACAGAAAACATTCtgttatgaaaaataataagcttttattttgcaatgtttgtgtTCAGTTGGGAGAAAGCTACCGCCAGGTGACTCCATGGATGACTTTGTGACGGACTCTGTGACCGAGGTACTAAGCCTCACCCACTCAGGTAAATCACGAGCGGACATGATTACTGAACCCCCGACCCCTTTTTCCCCTATTCAGGACCCCTGGTCCGAAGGTCTGACCACCCCGGACTATGACTTCCAGGACCTTATGTGCGACCTGTCATCGGTGCGGGCCTTCCGTCGTGCATGCGAGCCACCGCTCTTCTGGATGATCGCGTTGGTGGGCGGCACCGGGAACCTGGCGGTGGTCTGGATCTACCTGAATTTCCGTCGGCGTCTCAAGACTATGACCGATGTGTTCCTGCTCAACCTGGCCGTGGCTGACCTTTTGTTTCTGGTCACCCTGCCGTTGTGGGCGGCCGAAGCGTCTCACGGCTGGACCTTTGGCGCCACGCTGTGCAAGGTAGCTGTGCTTTTTGAAGAGTAGTCGGGAATCGATTTCTTTTAGTCCTCGTATGCTTAGAGAGATGAGCCAATTTTTCCAccctgctaaaaaaaacaaaaaacaaagaaaaaacagcaCCGAGCAGCAGTGCCCAGCATTGTGTTGTATTTTCCAGCAGCAAAAGCACAACAAAAGAGCCAAGATTGGAACAGCCAAACCTCCGGTTGCTGGGCAACCCGCTCTATGTAGTGGTCCACAGCCGCCCAGCAGGGCCAGAATGGTGCCGGGAGCTGCTGGCCAGCTCAAGTCCTGCCGGACAACAAAAGCATGTCGGTTTTGCTCGGTGGTTGTGACTCAGTTGGTAGCGCGGGTCACCGAGTGCCCAAAGGTTCGGCTATGCTCTTgctgcacaaaaacacaaccaaGCTTAGCTGGACTATGCTATTTGTTTTAGCGGGGCAGCATTTCCTCAGCGGGAGGCCGTCAGCGAACGGGGGTGGAAAGAACCCCGTCTTTGGTTTTTAAGTGTGCTTCTGGATCCACAATCTGGATGGTGCAGGGCGGTCACCCGGTGGTGCTTCCTCACCCTCATCCGTGTCatgtctttgaatcgtcttttttAAACCCGAAGTGCTTTTGCACATGGGATGAGGTTGGGGTATTGGggattttgttcttgttttattttttttaatcatcttgtGTTGTCCAAGCCTAATAAAAGCTTGACGGCTCGTTTGCAGGTGACGTCGGCGGTGTACAAGGTGAACCTGTTCAGCTCCACACTGCTTCTGACTTGCATCAGCGTGGACCGCTACGTGGTCATCGTGCAGACAGCCAAGGCTCAAAACTCGCAGGCCGAGCGGCGCCGCTTCGCACGATTTGTGTGCGCCGCCGTCTGGTTGGCCGCCCTGCTGCTGGCCACGCCCGAGCTGGTCTTCGCCACGACCGTGTCAACCGAAGCGGACGAGGGCCCACGCCAGTTCTGCCGGATGCTGTTCCCGTCGCACGTGGGGCAGCGCACCAAGATGGCCACTCTGTGGGTGCAGGTGGTCATGGGCTTCTGCCTGCCTTTCACCATCATGACGGCATGCTACGGTTCCGTGGTGGCCACCCTGCTCAAGACGCGCAGCTTCCTGAAGCACAAAGCCATGCGCGTGGTCCTGGCCGTCGTGACGGTCTTCCTGGCCACCCAGCTGCCCCACAACGCCGTCCTGGTGACAGAGGCCATGCAGGCAGCCAACGTGACCGTCACCGACTGCCGCGAGCTCCAACGCTTCCTGAAGGTGGGCCAGGTGCTGAAGGGCGTGGCCTACCTGCATGCCTGTCTCAATCCCTTCCTATACGTCTTCGTGGGCGTGCGTTTTCGCCGGGACCTGTTCCAGCTGCTGCGCTCCTGCTCCTGCCGACGCCCAGGGACGCCCTCGGAGCAGCTCAGCCGCTCCGGGAAAAGTCCACTGGGTTCCGCCAGAGTGTCTGACAGCGACACCTCACAAGCGCTGTCGCTGTAGGCTGGACTTTCTGGTGGTGGCGTCAACGGAGGCGGGACATTCTGTTGGCGCTGCAACCTTTGCGGCAACAGGAAGCGCAGGCTGACGCGCAAGCAGACAAAACAAGTGACAGGAAGACGCTCGTCACGCTTTTTGATTCACTTCCTTTCTACACTTCCTGTTTTCACCTCACACCATCTGAGGACTTTGATTATGGTTggggggtatgtgtgtgtgtgtgtgtgtgtgtgtgtgtgtgtgtgtgtgtgtgtgtgtgtgtgtgtgtgtgtgtgtgtgtgtgtgtgtgtgtggcggggggcGCCATTCTCTCCTGATGGCATCACCAATTGACTTTtgttaaaaaatttaaattaaaaaaaggttttgtgagtgaaacaatcaaaacaaagcaaagttaACAAAGTagtcttgaaaataaaaacaactcatGTCCTCACGTAACCTCTGATGTCTACAGAGACGATTTCAGTATTTGTCCTCCATCATTTCCTGTCACCTAACAAATCACATGGTGTCGTAAACAGGAACTGACGCGTCAAGCCAGAACGTTTCTTTTGAAaggaacaacaaacaaacagctgaGTCACAGTGTACGTGTGTTTGCCTCACATGTGCTGATGCagctgcacgcacacacatgcgcaggCAGCGTGACAACAAAGGTCAGAGGTCAGCGCGGTAACACAAACGTTAGCCGAACAAAGGCGCCATCTTTTCCAGAATCCGGTCCtcccataaatgtggccacgcGGGTCCCTCTGAGGTTTAGTCCGTCATGCCTCTGCCTCGACGCCGCTCCTCGTTTTTGGGCCAGTCTGcgtcctcgtcgtcctcgtccgAGCGCCCGAGCGCCGCATGTGTCCGGGTGGCCCCGGGTGGGGCCACCTCCCGGGGTGTCTTCGTAGGCACGGCGCCCCTGATGGGCGTCGCATCCAACCTGGGGACGCGCGTTTCTCGCAGAGCTTTGGGCATCAGCAGCATCTTCCTGCAGGGCACCAGGAGTAGTGCAACACCCCTGTTGCCCCGGGCGAGCGAGCGGGCGGGTCAGGGCgtggcgggggccggggcgggcagtGGGAGTGGCCTCAATAGCTGCTTGATGGAGTACCGAGACAAAGTCCAAGCGCTGGAACAACTGAACCAGCAGCTGGAGGAGCAAATCCGTTTGAGTCTGGACCGCAAGGCATCTTGTGCCGGAGCCTGGGGGCCGCTCAGGGGCCAGTGGGAGGATGTCTACAGGCAGGTGAGAGGGGCGGCCGGTAGCCCGAGGACTGTGGCTGGGGTGGTGGGGTCCTTCGGGGGATGGACAGGGACAGATAGTCCAGCATAGGGCCCCCAAATAAAATCGCATTTTCCAAAGCTCAGACAAGGTACACTTGATGTAATGTCCAGCAAGACGACAACTActtttaaaagcaatgaaaagttCTACTTCAAAATTCCAAACTCTTACACTTTCAGCCTTTCGACAGGAAATATTCTCCAATTTCTGTCGTCcgccatgaaagcagactgattaattttgtctttttttcaccatcacacatttgtaaaaatttgggggggttttCCCTGGAAGACAATCATCAACATTCTTGgggattttcattttatttccggAGCCCTAGCGTGTGTGGATGTT
It includes:
- the LOC127616414 gene encoding RE1-silencing transcription factor-like isoform X3, whose protein sequence is MTTHTTTRSSSTYSVEGDDAALTSGSSSAVGDDALVCSWMRRFRDVGPVTLQLEGGPACARLYCDDIDGLAEGGGLAEAFLVEIFRCKLCQFTCGLKSAICSHLLMVHTSLEEAGIQRSPPTYTLELKHDDDDLLLYDMLHDIGPDAGLKVAHSCEQVSSLFEDDESIFPVKTTSGSTDATSEETAQSAHLMTLGLCRITAPRPAAPLPEIPQPLVSGRARSTDPPSDPLTSEDAGKGAKKKNDACRLSKRHRAWRQANRRRRKRSAERQAELKSRRRRTVVKKKEEEQGQKQPDSHDFGDADESRRVIEPADRKKKKKKKVTTHLDRSSEGGNEFVCSLCHKKLSSKVTLQRHLGVHTGIKLFTCPTCPYTSRFKESLQQHVRTHTGEKPYRCALCPYASIDRSSLRRHSRTHSQEKPHKCQQCNYSSIQKKSLDLHARRHHTGETFPCQQCHYASADRQLLLRHMRRHHPPPAPPPQHASSPS
- the LOC127616414 gene encoding zinc finger protein 260-like isoform X1, with the translated sequence MTTHTTTRSSSTYSVEGDDAALTSGSSSAVGDDALVCSWMRRFRDVGPVTLQLEGGPACARLYCDDIDGLAEGGGLAEAFLVEIFRCKLCQFTCGLKSAICSHLLMVHTSLEEAGIQRSPPTYTLELKHDDDDLLLYDMLHDIGPDAGLKVAHSCEQVSSLFEDDESIFPVKTTSGSTDATSEETAQSAHLMTLGLCRITAPRPAAPLPEIPQPLVSGRARSTDPPSDPLTSEDAGKGAKKKNDACRLSKRHRAWRQANRRRRKRSAERQAELKSRRRRTVVKKKEEEQGQKQPDSHDFGDADESRRVIEPADRKKKKKKKVTTHLDSSRHRSSEGGNEFVCSLCHKKLSSKVTLQRHLGVHTGIKLFTCPTCPYTSRFKESLQQHVRTHTGEKPYRCALCPYASIDRSSLRRHSRTHSQEKPHKCQQCNYSSIQKKSLDLHARRHHTGETFPCQQCHYASADRQLLLRHMRRHHPPPAPPPQHASSPS
- the LOC127616414 gene encoding RE1-silencing transcription factor-like isoform X2 → MTTHTTTRSSSTYSVEGDDAALTSGSSSAVGDDALVCSWMRRFRDVGPVTLQLEGGPACARLYCDDIDGLAEGGGLAEAFLVEIFRCKLCQFTCGLKSAICSHLLMVHTSLEEAGIQRSPPTYTLELKHDDDDLLLYDMLHDIGPDAGLKVAHSCEVSSLFEDDESIFPVKTTSGSTDATSEETAQSAHLMTLGLCRITAPRPAAPLPEIPQPLVSGRARSTDPPSDPLTSEDAGKGAKKKNDACRLSKRHRAWRQANRRRRKRSAERQAELKSRRRRTVVKKKEEEQGQKQPDSHDFGDADESRRVIEPADRKKKKKKKVTTHLDSSRHRSSEGGNEFVCSLCHKKLSSKVTLQRHLGVHTGIKLFTCPTCPYTSRFKESLQQHVRTHTGEKPYRCALCPYASIDRSSLRRHSRTHSQEKPHKCQQCNYSSIQKKSLDLHARRHHTGETFPCQQCHYASADRQLLLRHMRRHHPPPAPPPQHASSPS
- the LOC127616414 gene encoding zinc finger protein 236-like isoform X4; this encodes MTTHTTTRSSSTYSVEGDDAALTSGSSSAVGDDALVCSWMRRFRDVGPVTLQLEGGPACARLYCDDIDGLAEGGGLAEAFLVEIFRCKLCQFTCGLKSAICSHLLMVHTSLEEAGIQRSPPTYTLELKHDDDDLLLYDMLHDIGPDAGLKVAHSCEQVSSLFEDDESIFPVKTTSGSTDATSEETAQSAHLMTLGLCRITAPRPAAPLPEIPQPLVSGRARSTDPPSDPLTSEDAGKGAKKKNDACRLSKRHRAWRQANRRRRKRSAERQAELKSRRRRTVVKKKEEEQGQKQPDSHDFGDADESRRVIEPADRKKKKKKKVTTHLDSSRHRSSEGGNEFVCSLCHKKLSSKVTLQRHLGVHTGIKLFTCPTCPYTSRFKESLQQHVRTHTGNARM
- the LOC127616421 gene encoding C-C chemokine receptor type 9-like; this encodes MDDFVTDSVTEDPWSEGLTTPDYDFQDLMCDLSSVRAFRRACEPPLFWMIALVGGTGNLAVVWIYLNFRRRLKTMTDVFLLNLAVADLLFLVTLPLWAAEASHGWTFGATLCKVTSAVYKVNLFSSTLLLTCISVDRYVVIVQTAKAQNSQAERRRFARFVCAAVWLAALLLATPELVFATTVSTEADEGPRQFCRMLFPSHVGQRTKMATLWVQVVMGFCLPFTIMTACYGSVVATLLKTRSFLKHKAMRVVLAVVTVFLATQLPHNAVLVTEAMQAANVTVTDCRELQRFLKVGQVLKGVAYLHACLNPFLYVFVGVRFRRDLFQLLRSCSCRRPGTPSEQLSRSGKSPLGSARVSDSDTSQALSL